Proteins from a genomic interval of Lolium perenne isolate Kyuss_39 chromosome 1, Kyuss_2.0, whole genome shotgun sequence:
- the LOC127338150 gene encoding uncharacterized protein, translating to MAPPPAPRSSIGEQSAHEPALLPIQILIRFAAALCRRRRDWANLTDGPAGLIAERVLAHDVVDYIRFRAVCCQWRRCSSEPRSHSGLDRQFHPWRWIMLREKLAVPDRRRFLSTSTGECIQVDIPELRDHELLAITPEGLLVLVHDRNHIRLLNPLTHQLTKLPPLTTLIPPENHNKLSRDNSQFYIDFGAWGSGIANDDSTVVLSFSRRSMIGMAKPGDDHWTLLKYQYDWEPRVTW from the exons ATGGCACCTCCTCCTGCACCCAGGTCCTCAATTGGGGAGCAAAGCGCGCACGAACCTGCTCTCCTACCAATACAAATACTG ATCCGATTTGCCGCTGCGTTGTGTCGTCGCAGGAGAGACTGGGCTAATCTTACGGATGGGCCGGCGGGGCTCATCGCCGAGCGCGTCCTCGCACATGACGTCGTTGACTACATTCGCTTCCGTGCCGTGTGCTGCCAGTGGCGTCGATGCTCCTCCGAGCCCCGCTCGCACAGCGGCTTGGACCGCCAGTTCCATCCCTGGAGGTGGATCATGCTCCGGGAGAAACTCGCCGTGCCGGACCGCCGCCGCTTCCTCAGCACATCAACCGGTGAGTGCATCCAGGTTGACATCCCGGAGCTCCGCGACCATGAGCTGCTCGCCATAACCCCTGAGggactcctcgtcctcgtccatgACCGCAACCACATCCGACTCCTCAACCCGCTGACCCACCAGCTTACTAAGCTGCCGCCACTGACCACGCTTATTCCTCCAGAGAATCACAACAAGCTTTCTCGCGATAACAGCCAGTTTTACATCGATTTCGGAGCGTGGGGCTCTGGCATTGCCAATGACGATTCAACCGTGGTACTCTCCTTCAGCAGGCGTAGCATGATTGGCATGGCCAAGCCTGGCGACGACCACTGGACGCTGCTAAAATACCAAT ACGATTGGGAGCCCAGGGTGACTTGGTGA